The following proteins come from a genomic window of Dreissena polymorpha isolate Duluth1 chromosome 1, UMN_Dpol_1.0, whole genome shotgun sequence:
- the LOC127865225 gene encoding malectin-A-like, which produces MILLSIVANCFQSLRRNMSNTMLSIIISISLLSSCMGIGEVIWAVNCGGEAHTDINGIRYQEDKLPVGISSDYGKSLVIQRVVPQDQILYQTERYHVNSFGYDVPLTKDGDYVLVLKFSEVWFTTANQKVFDVVLNGDHIVVHELDIFGKVGKGVAHDEVVPFEISDGKCKVNGETSDIQDGILTVEFVKGELDNPKINAMYIMRGTIEDVPKLPPLQGADAMEEEEEEDEEVLNDSKQKPSRRPSGPKVTDPYSTDDTSTMLLPVIIAVAAFIPLLYCLCKL; this is translated from the exons ATGATCCTCTTATCAATAGTTGCAAACTGTTTTCAAAGTTTGCGTCGGAATATGTCCAATACAATGCTGTCGATTATCATTTCCATATCGTTGTTATCTAGTTGCATGGGTATTGGTGAAGTCATTTGGGCAGTTAATTGCGGAGGGGAGGCTCACACCGACATCAACGGCATTCGATACCAGGAAGATAAACTGCCAGTCGGCATTTCATCAGACTATGGCAAATCACTAGTAATTCAGCGTGTTGTACCACAGGATCAGATTTTGTATCAGACTGAGAGATATCACGTGAACAGCTTTGGTTATGATGTTCCTTTAACTAAAGACGGTGACTATGTTTTAGTGTTGAAGTTTTCAGAGGTGTGGTTTACTACAGCCAATCAAAAG GTATTTGATGTTGTCCTAAATGGCGATCATATAGTGGTTCATGAGCTAGACATTTTTGGAAAAGTAGGCAAAGGGGTTGCCCACGATGAAGTAGTGCCTTTTGAGATCAGCGATGGCAAATGCAAGGTCAATGGTGAAACGTCTGATATCCAAGACGGAATATTAACGGTGGAGTTTGTTAAG GGAGAGTTAGACAATCCAAAGATAAATGCCATGTACATAATGCGTGGAACCATCGAAG ACGTGCCGAAGTTACCTCCCCTGCAAGGTGCAGACGCCatggaggaagaggaggaggaggacgaggaaGTGCTCAACGATTCCAAACAGAAACCCTCGCGCCGACCTTCAGGCCCCAAGGTCACTGACCCTTATTCTACAGATGATACCAGCACAATGCTCTTGCCTGTAATCATTGCTGTTGCTGCGTTTATTcctttattgtattgtttatgcaaattgtaa